TACCCCAGATTTCTTGTGTTTTGAAACACTCAGTGTTTCGCCATAAGTATTCCCGTCCATTTTCACAGAGCTTGATTTGTAGCACTTTGAATCAACCTTGCCAGAGGCTTTGACACCTTCAATCGTGTTGACACCCATACAGCCTGTCAGTAACACTAATAATGAAACCCCAAATATTAACTTCATTAACCCCTCTTTTTTCAATCTAATAAATACATATGCTAACTATCTCGAACATGCTGTCCAAGGCGTTGTTTTGTCATAAAATAGAGTGCCAGAGTGACAAAAATCGCACCTTCATTATTGTTTCTAGATAAACCGTTAGTCCAGCAATTATCATCGGCTAGGCATACAAAACCTACTGCGACAAATCACTAATAAAATTGACTTTAGTTATATTTCAGATATTAATTGTTGCAACCTTGACTTTAAATTATTATTTATTCCTTTTACTTCCTTTTTTTGTTGTTTCTCTAACTCTTCTTTTTGTTTATTCAGCTCTGATTTCATACGTTCAGATTGAACTTCTTTGCATAAATCAACCAGCTTTTCAATATCACCTGTAACAACATGCTCCCATTTCCTCTTTGCTTTTATATTACTCACAGCGCCTTTTCCAATTGGCAGAGCATTTATCACTTCTGGAGTTATTAGTTCTAACTGAGATAATATGTATATTGCTAATGCTTGCTCATTAGTTATTTTAGCAGAGGCATTATTGTCACCTTTGTGAACGCCATGTTCTTTTGCATCATGCATATTTTCCGCATGTGTCCCCCAAGTCAGATTGTCTAAATCATGATTGTATTGTCCATGAGAGCCATGCCTAGCGATTGTTTTATTGGGATCTTCACCAACAAAGGATATCAGCCTTGCTCTATGAAGAAGCATGGATTTCTGCTTGGAGCTTCTATGAGAGGAAGAAACATCAAAGCTCAAATATGGACTATTCTTGCTTACTTGCCGGGTCGACACTCTTCGATATTTACCTTTAATTACCTCTAAAACATTAATATTTTGACCTCTCAACTCAAACTGCTTATCAGATATGATGTATCGTTTACCCGTGGTTATTTCGTTATCTTTAATTGGCCTCCAATGAATATTATATTTCTTGCTCAGCAAATTAAATTCAATTTCTTCAATAAACATTTTTCTACTCTATTAACTAACTTTCTCATGATGGTTTTTTAAACACACTCATTACGATTCTTAACTCATAAGATAGTCTGTATTCATCCACAGGAAATTATATTTATGTAAGCGAATAAAAGATAGCATTAGGCTTGCCCACTTTATTAAAAATGCAGCCTTATAACTCATTAATAACCATTGATATACCGACACACAATTCCTATTAAAGAACCGAAAAATACTGTCGTTGAGAGTTTCTGTATCATGCTCTTTAGGTCTACTTGATAAAGTACACAAGTATTGAAGCGACTAAACCAATACTTCATGTGACCGTGAATGCAGTAAACCGCATACCGAAATAGCTTACGTACGAGCTTTATTCGAAAAGTACCAAGATTTTAACGACTTATTGATGCTTAATCCGACTCAATGCAACTGGTGTGATCCCTAAATACCTAGCAATATCATTTTGTGTGAGCTTTTTAACAAGATCTGGATCTGCATTACACAAATTATTAAAACGCTGGGATGCTGATAAAGTAAGTAATTCAAATTCTCTGCGCTCTTTTTTTAATGATAAAGATAGCAGGATGTTGATAAATTCTTGGGAGATGGAGAGAGATTCTTTGCTTAACTCTAGCAATTCGTTAAAGGGGATCTGTACAAGTTTACAATGCGCTAGCGCCTGCAAACTAAAAGTGCTAGGGACTTTGCAATGGGCCGCATTTAGGCTCCCAATGATAGAGCCTGGTTGGATAAATGACTTGATAGTCTCTTTACCATCGTCAGTTAAATAAAACGCTTTTAATAAACCTGTCTTCACTAGATAGACATACTCACAGAGTTCACCTTGCGCGAATACTTGTCGCCCCTTTTCAATTTCTAATACAGTGCCGTTTTGCGCTATATAGCTTTGTAGTTCCATTTTTCTCCCTTTACTTTTTCATACGACATAACACACCCGTCAGATCTTAGTTTTCTGATGTGAGCAAATATAAAACACGACACACAGAACGATGCTTACATGAAATATTTAGCCATTTTTAACATAGGTTAATGCTGTCTCGTTTTTGGCCTTTTAAAGTAGCCATCAGTTTCATCATAGGAGATACAGACGTGAACTTAGTAAATAAAGTCATTGTGATAACAGGCGGAACATCCGGCATTGGCCGACAAATTGTCGACCAATTACATGCCCAAAATACCATTATTGTTATCGCACGAAATAGTAAACGACTTGAGCAGCTCAAAAAGAGATACAAAAACGTTATATGTTTCTCTGCAGACCTTTCTGATCCCGAATGCTACAAACCACTATCTGAACAAATAAAAGCACAATATCCTCGTATTGATGTGTTAATCAATAACGCGGCAGTACAAAACGAACCATTATTTACTGACCCCAATTTTGAATACGAACAAATTGCTCGGGAAATCAATGTGAACTTTACCGCTGTTTGTTCACTCTCATTTTTGCTATTACCTGCGCTCAACGCCAGCGACTCACAATCGGTTATTTTAAATATCAATTCTGGACTGTCTTTTGTCGCCAAAAAAAGTGCCTGTGTTTATTGCGCTTCAAAAGCAGCCCTCAACCTATTTTCACAAAGCTTAAGCTACCAATTAGAGCATACAAATATCAAGGTACTACAGGCTTTTATTCCTCTAGTTGACACGCCTATGACCCAGGGTCGTGGCGACAATAAAATATCAGCCGAATGCGCGGCCAAGTCAATTCTTAAAGGGTTAAAAAGGCAGGACCCACAGCATGATATCGGCAAAATTAAAATTTTACGGATTTTAAATGCCCTTACACCAAGTCTTGCCAAACGCATCTTAAAAGGAGCTTAACGTCTATGTACAAACTATATAAATTAATCATGTTTGGAGTAATTTTGATGACAACTGAAACCGCAATCGCCACGAGCGTACAAGTGGAAATTAACGGTATAGATACCAAACGACCTGGACACATCATGGTGATGTTGTTTGAAGAAAATGGCTTTCCGATAAAGCATAAGAGTGCATTGCAAACTCAGTTTCATAGTCCAACGGCAGAGTCATTAAGTGTCGAGTTTACGACCTCTAAAGCAGAGTTTGCAATCAAAGTACTACATGATGAAGACAACTCACAAACAACCTCGAAAAATTGGACGGGTATCATTCCTTCTGAGGGGCTTGGCTTTTCAAATGGTGCTAAAATTAGCTGGCGTGGCCCTCCCAAGTTTAAAGATGCAAAGCTATCACTGACTGACCTTGCCTCACCCATTTCAATCTCAGTCCATTATCCATAACATTTTTTAGCAGGCTTATTCTTTATGAAATCACTTTTAAAAATTATGTTGATACTATTTTGCTTTTTTGCATCTACCTTTATCGTGCTAAAAACAAGCGGGTTGCTGAGTATTGAGGATATTAAAGCGTGGTTAAACGCCGCTGGTGAGTTAAACATACATTTAGTCGCATTCATTGTGATTGGTCTACTTTTTTTAGATTTATTTATTGCGGTCCCTACGCTGACACTTATATTATT
This genomic window from Pseudoalteromonas luteoviolacea contains:
- a CDS encoding HNH endonuclease — its product is MFIEEIEFNLLSKKYNIHWRPIKDNEITTGKRYIISDKQFELRGQNINVLEVIKGKYRRVSTRQVSKNSPYLSFDVSSSHRSSKQKSMLLHRARLISFVGEDPNKTIARHGSHGQYNHDLDNLTWGTHAENMHDAKEHGVHKGDNNASAKITNEQALAIYILSQLELITPEVINALPIGKGAVSNIKAKRKWEHVVTGDIEKLVDLCKEVQSERMKSELNKQKEELEKQQKKEVKGINNNLKSRLQQLISEI
- a CDS encoding Crp/Fnr family transcriptional regulator — translated: MELQSYIAQNGTVLEIEKGRQVFAQGELCEYVYLVKTGLLKAFYLTDDGKETIKSFIQPGSIIGSLNAAHCKVPSTFSLQALAHCKLVQIPFNELLELSKESLSISQEFINILLSLSLKKERREFELLTLSASQRFNNLCNADPDLVKKLTQNDIARYLGITPVALSRIKHQ
- a CDS encoding SDR family oxidoreductase, whose protein sequence is MNLVNKVIVITGGTSGIGRQIVDQLHAQNTIIVIARNSKRLEQLKKRYKNVICFSADLSDPECYKPLSEQIKAQYPRIDVLINNAAVQNEPLFTDPNFEYEQIAREINVNFTAVCSLSFLLLPALNASDSQSVILNINSGLSFVAKKSACVYCASKAALNLFSQSLSYQLEHTNIKVLQAFIPLVDTPMTQGRGDNKISAECAAKSILKGLKRQDPQHDIGKIKILRILNALTPSLAKRILKGA
- a CDS encoding DUF2141 domain-containing protein, which translates into the protein MYKLYKLIMFGVILMTTETAIATSVQVEINGIDTKRPGHIMVMLFEENGFPIKHKSALQTQFHSPTAESLSVEFTTSKAEFAIKVLHDEDNSQTTSKNWTGIIPSEGLGFSNGAKISWRGPPKFKDAKLSLTDLASPISISVHYP